Part of the Nocardia farcinica genome, AGGTGGTCGATTCGCTCACCGATCAGGATCCGCGCACCGGCGAGCTGCGGCCGTGGCTGGCCCGCAGCTGGGAGGTGAGCCCGGACGCCACCACCTTCACCTTCCACCTCGCCGACGGCGTCACCTTCAGTGACGGCACGCCGCTGACCGCCGAGTCGGTGCGCAACACCTTCGACGCGGTCGCCCGGCTCGGCACGGTCAAGTCCCCGCTGGGCGCGAGCTACCTCAGCGAGTACACCGGCACCACCGTGGTGGACCGGCTGACCGCGCGGGTGACCTTCCAGCGGCCGAATGCCCAGTTCCTGCAGGCGTCCTCGACCACCCAGCTGGGCATCCTGGCCGATGCGAGCACCGCCGCGACCGCCGAGCAACGCTGCGCGGGCGTGGTGGGCAGCGGCCCGTTCACCTATGCCGAGTGGCGGCAGGACCAGTCGGCCACCCTGGTCAAACGCGCCGGGTACCACTGGGGTTCGGCGGTGTTCGGGCACAGCGGCGAGGCCTACCTGGATCGCCTCGAGTTCACCGTGGTGCCCGAATCGGGCGTGCGCACCGGCAGTCTGGCCTCCGGACAGCTGGACGCGGTGAGCGACGCCCTGCCCCAGGACCTGCCCCAGATCGAAGCGGCGGGCGGGCAGGTGCTCACCGCGTCCAATCCCGGCGTGCCGTTCGGGTTGCAGCCCAACGTGTCCCGCGGCCCGCTGCGCGATCCCGCGGTGCGCCGAGCCCTGCTGACGGCGCTGGACCGCCGCGAACTGGTCGACACCGTGCTCGGCCCGCAGTTCCACGCCGCCACCGGCCCGCTGGCCGCGTCCACCCCCGGGTACCGCGACCTGTCGGCGCGGCTGACGCACGATCCGGCGAGGTCGGGCGAGATCCTGGACCGGGCGGGCTGGGTGCCCGGTGGCGACGGTATCCGGGCCAAGGACGGGCAGCGGCTGTCGTTCGCGGTGCTGTTCAGCGGCGCGTTCGCCGGGAACCAGGCGGTGCTGGAGTTGAGCCAGCAGCAACTGCGCCGGGTGGGTGTGGAGTTGCGTCTCGAACCCGCCGCCACGCCGGAGTACACGGCCAGGCAGAACGCCAAGGACTACGACGCGCTGTACTACAACACCACCCGCGCCGACGGCGACATCCTGCGCAACGTCTTCGGAATCACCGGGCGCAACCTCAATCTGCGCGCGGCGATCCCGGCACTCGACGAGGCCTTGGACGGGCAGCTGCGCACCGCCGACCCGGCCGCGCGGGCGGCGCTGATCGGCACCGCCCAGGAGCAGGTGCTCGACGCGGGCCTGTGGATTCCCACCATCGAGCTGTCCCAGGCGATCGGCGTCGGTCCGGCGACGCACGGGGTGGCCTTCGACGCCTCGGCGCGGTTGCAGTTCTTCGACGCCTGGCTGGGCGGGCGGTGACGATGGCGCGCTATCTGATCTCGCGGGTGCTGCAAGCGTTGTGGGTGCTGTGGGCGGCGTTCACGCTGTCGTTCGTGGTGCTCTACCTGCTGCCCGCCGATCCGGTCGCGATCGCCGCGGACGCGGGCGGGACCGGCACGCCGGTCGACCAGGCCGCCATCGCCGAACTCCAGGCACGCTACGGGCTGGACCGGCCGCTGTGGGAGCAGTACGGCACCGCGCTGACCCACGCCGTGCGGGGCGATCTCGGCTACTCCATCGCCTCCGGCCGCCCGGTGACGACGGCGATCGGCGCGGTGCTGCCCGCCACGCTGGCGCTGGCGTCGCTGGCGCTGGCGCTGGCCGTGGCGGGCGGGGTGATCGTGGCGTTCGCGGCGACCTATACCCGCAGGCCGTGGCTGCGCGGTGTGCTCACCGCGCTGCCGCCGATGGGTGTGTCGGTTCCGACGTTCTGGACGGGCCTGATCCTGTTGCAGCTGTTCTCCTTCCACTGGCGGCTGGCGCCGGCGTTCGGCGGTGACGGGCTGCGCGGCACCCTGCTGCCCGCGATCACGCTGGCGGTGCCGATCGGCGCCGTGCTCGCCCAGGTGCTCACCGCGGGCCTGGAATCGACCTGGCGGCAACCGTTCACGGAGGTGGCGCTGGCCAAGGGCGCGTCCCGGTGGTGGGTGCAGCGCAGGCATGTGGCCCGGCCGGCCGCGATACCGACGCTGACCATCGGTGGCGTGCTGGTGGGCAACCTGCTGGCCGGGTCGGTGGTGGTGGAGACGGTGTTCGCCCGCGAGGGGCTTGGCCGCCTCACCCAGACTTCGGTGCTGGCCCAGGACATTCCGGTGGTACAGGGCATCGTGATGGTCACCGCGCTGGTGTTCGTCAGCGTCAACCTCGTCGTCGATCTGGTGTATCCGCTGCTGGATCCGCGCATCACCACGACGGGCGTGGGGCGCGTGCCGAGCGCCGCCGGGCGGGAGGAGGTGCCTGCCGGTGTCTGACCGCAGGATCGTCTCGGGCGCGGGACCGGCGGCGGCGCTGGGCGCGGTGGCCGCGTGGTGGCGCGGCGCGCGCCCGGCCCCGCAGTCGGTGCGGGCCAATGCCGGGCTGGTGGTGTCGGCGGCGGTGACGGTGCTGGTGCTCGGATGGGCGCTGTTCCCGTCGGTGTTCGCCGGTGGTGACCCGTTGACCGGGGTACCCGCCGAGAAGCTGCGCCCGCCGAGTCCGGACCACTGGTTCGGCACCGACAACCTCGGCCGCGACCTCTACACCCGGGTGGTGCACGGCGCGGGGCTCTCGCTCACCGCCACGGTCTCGGCGGTGGCGATCGCCCTGGTGGCCGGTGCGCTGCTCGGTCTGCTGGCCGGCGCGCTGGGTGGCGTGGTGGACGCGGTGACGATGCGCGTGGTCGACGTGCTGCTGTCCATTCCGGCGCTGCTGCTCTCGCTCGCCCTGGTGACCGCGCTCGGCTTCGGCACCGCGAATGTGGCGATCGCCGTGGGCGTCTCGCTGGTGGCGAACTTCGCCCGGGTGATGCGCTCGGAGGTGCTGCGGGTGCGCACCGCGACCTACGTGGAAGCGGCGCGCGCGAGCGGGGTGCGCTGGTATGTCGTGCTCGCCCGCCACATCCTGCCCAACGCCTACCGTCCGGTGCTCGCGCTGGCGGCGGTGGAGTTCGGCATGGCGGTCCTGGCGGTCTCGGCGCTGAGCTTCCTCGGCTACGGCGCGAAACCGCCGACCCCGGAGTGGGGTTCGTTGATCTCGGAGGGCCGCAACTACCTGGCCGGTGCCTGGTGGCTGACCACCCTGCCCGGTCTGGTGATCGTCGTGGTCGTGCTCGCGGCCCAGCACCTGGGCCGCGCCGTGGAGCGGAGCCGGACCGCATGAGTGGGTCAGCGGCCGGAGGCGGCAGCGCAGCATCACCACGCAGGCCGCCCCACTCAGGCGGAATCGGGCACAGTATGAGCGAACTGCTGCGGATCGACCAGCTGCGGGTGACCTATCGCAGCGGCGGCGGCGCGGTGACCGCGCTGGCCGGCGCCTCGCTGACGGTCGCTCCCGGCGAGGTGGTGGCGTTGGTCGGCGAATCCGGTTCGGGCAAATCGACGCTCGCGCACGCGGTGATCGGCCTGCTGCCGCGGGCCGCGCGAGTCGGCGGCGGCCACATCGAGTTCGCCGGGCTGCGCGTCGACACCGCCGACGAGCGCACGCTGCGGCGGCTGCGGGGGGCCAGGATCGGCTTCGTCCCCCAGGATCCCGGGCTGTCGCTGAACCCGGTGCGGCGGGTGGGCGATCAGATCGCCGAAGCGCTGCGCGTGCACGGCCTGGCCGATCCGCGCACCGCCCGCGCCCGCGTCCTCGACCTGCTCGACGAGGTGGGCTTGGAGCGGTCGCAGCGCTGGGAGCGGCGCTATCCGCACGAGCTGTCCGGGGGGCAACGCCAGCGGGTGCTCATCGCCATCGCGCTGGCCTGCGGACCGGAGCTGATCATCGCCGACGAACCCACCAGTGCCCTGGACGCGACGGTGGCACGCCGGGTGCTCGACCGGCTGGCCGAGCGGATCGGCGCGCGCGGCACCGCCGTGCTGCTGATCACCCACGACCTGGCGATGGCCGCCGAGCGGGCCGACCGGCTCGTAGTGCTGGCCGACGGGGAGATCGTGGAGTCCGGCCGTCCCGCCGACCTGCTCACCGCGCCACGGCATCCCTACACCGCGCGGTTGCTGGCCGCCTCGCCGAGCCTGCGCCCCGCGCCCGCGCGCCCGGCCCGCCCGGCGACCGGTGCGCCGCTGCTGGTGCTGCGCGAGGTGCACAAGCGCTACCGCACGCCCGCGGGCACGGTCACCGCGGTGGACGGGGTCGGCTTCGAACTGCGCCGTGGGGAAACGCTGGCGCTGGTCGGCGAATCCGGGTCGGGCAAGTCCACCACGGCGCGGATCGCGTTGCGGCTGACCGGCGCCGACCGTGGCAGCGTGACCTTCGACGGGCACGACATCACCGCCGTGCGCGGCGCACGGTTGCGTGCGCTGCGCAGGCGCTTCCAGGTGGTGTACCAGAATCCCTACGGCTCGCTGGATCCACGCCAGTCGCTGGCCACGATCATCGCCGAGCCGTTGCGCGCCTTCGGCATCGGCGACCGGGCCGCCCGCCGGGCCCGGGTGCGGGAACTGCTCGGACAGGTCGCGTTGCCCGAGCACTACGCCGTCCGCCGCCCGGCCGAACTCTCCGGCGGCCAACGTCAACGCGTCGCGATCGCCCGCGCGCTGGCGCTGCACCCCGACCTGCTGGTCCTCGACGAACCGGTCTCGGCGTTGGACGCCTCGGTGCAGGCCCAGATCCTCGACCTGCTCGAACGCCTGCAATCCGAGCTGGATGTGAGCTACCTGTTCATCTCCCACGACCTCGCGGTGGTCCGGCGCATCAGCGACCACGTGGCGGTGATGCGGCACGGGAAGGTCGTCGAATCCGGGCCGACGGCGGCGATATTCGACGCGCCGCGCCACGAGTACACCGCCGAGCTGCTCGCGGCGATCCCCCACCCCCAGCTGTCCCGGAAAGGACCGTCCTGATGGCGCAACCGCAGCACCGCCCCGCGTTCTTCCACGGGATCGAACTCGTCGGCACCGGCGCCCACCCCGCCTCCTGGCGACGGGCCGACTCACGCGCCGAGGACCTGTTCGGCGCGCCGTACTGGGTGTCGGCGATCACCGCGGCCGAACGCGCCGGGCTCGACGCGGTCTTCCTGCCCGATTCCTTCGGCCTGCAACCCGGCGGCCCCGCGGTGGTGCGGGGCAGGCTGGACGCGGTCGCCGTCGCCGCGCGCGCCGCGGCCGCCACCGGCCGCATCGGTCTGGTGCCGCAGGTCACCGTCACCCACACCGAGCCCTTCCACGTGTCCAAAGCCGTTGCCGCACTGGATTTCGCGACGCGGGGCCGCGCGGGCTGGGAGGTCGCCGTCTCGCCCGGCGCCGCGCAGGCCAAGGCGTTCGGGCGCAAGGGGCCGCAGCAGGCGGCGCAGCTGTGGCGCGAGGCCGACGACGCGATCGAGGTGGTCACCCGGCTGTGGGATTCCTGGGAGGACGACGCCGAGATCCGCGACGTCGCGACCGGGCGCTTCATCGACCGCGCCAAACTGCACTACATCGACTTCGTCGGCGAGTACTTCTCGGTGAAGGGGCCCTCGATCACCCCGCGTTCGCCGCAGGGGCAACCGGTCGTGGCCGTCCGCGCCGACGACGGCGCCGCCATCGGCGTGGCGGTGCGCCGCGCCGACCTGCTCCGCATCGCCCCACCGGATCTGGACGCCGCGCACGCCCGCCGGACCGCGCTGCGCCAGGCCGCGCTCGGCGCGGGCCGCGACCCCGACACCCTCACCGTGCTCCTGGACCTCGACGTGCACTTGGCCGAGCGCGCCGAGGACGCGCACGCCGACCTCGAGCAGCTCGACCGCTGGGCCGCGCCGTCGATTCGTCCCGCCGCCACCGGCCTGCGCCACATCGGCACCCCCGGCTCGCTGCGGCAGCTGCTGGCCGACCTGGCCGGGTCCGGCGCCGCCGACGGCGTGGTGCTGCGCCCGCTGGCGGTGCCCGCGGCACTGCGCCTGCTCGCCTCGGACCCGCCGGACCCCACCGGCGCGGCGGGTTCGCTGCGCGAGCGGATCGGCCTGCCCCGCCCACCCAGCCGCTACGCCGCGGCACGCACGGAAGGAACGCCGTCATGACCCGGCCCCGTAAACAGGTGCACCTGGCCGCGCACTTCCCCGGCGTCAACAACACCACCGTCTGGAGCGACCCGGACTCGGGCAGCCAGATCGATTTCGCCTCCTTCGAGCATCTCGCCCGCACCGCCGAACGCGGCCTGTTCGACTTCTTCTTCCTCGCCGAGGGACTGCGGCTGCGCGAGCACCGCGGCCGCATCCACGACCTGGACGTCGTCGGCAGGCCGGACACCTTCACCGTGCTCAACGCCCTGGCCGGGGTCACCGAGCGGCTCGGCCTGGCGGGAACCATCAACTCCACCTACAACGAGCCCTTCGAGCTGGCCAAACAGTTCGCCTCGCTGGACCACCTCTCCGGCGGCCGGGCGGCCTGGAACGTTGTCACCTCCTCCGACGCGTTCACCGGCGAGAACTTCCGCCGCGGCGGATATCTCGAGCACGCCGACCGCTACCGGC contains:
- a CDS encoding ABC transporter substrate-binding protein, with the protein product MIRRRHRILALAGALAAAVGVTGCGGGTAAPGADAGPPQPGGTLRYGLSQAPTCADPAQSGTNQTLYVTRQVVDSLTDQDPRTGELRPWLARSWEVSPDATTFTFHLADGVTFSDGTPLTAESVRNTFDAVARLGTVKSPLGASYLSEYTGTTVVDRLTARVTFQRPNAQFLQASSTTQLGILADASTAATAEQRCAGVVGSGPFTYAEWRQDQSATLVKRAGYHWGSAVFGHSGEAYLDRLEFTVVPESGVRTGSLASGQLDAVSDALPQDLPQIEAAGGQVLTASNPGVPFGLQPNVSRGPLRDPAVRRALLTALDRRELVDTVLGPQFHAATGPLAASTPGYRDLSARLTHDPARSGEILDRAGWVPGGDGIRAKDGQRLSFAVLFSGAFAGNQAVLELSQQQLRRVGVELRLEPAATPEYTARQNAKDYDALYYNTTRADGDILRNVFGITGRNLNLRAAIPALDEALDGQLRTADPAARAALIGTAQEQVLDAGLWIPTIELSQAIGVGPATHGVAFDASARLQFFDAWLGGR
- a CDS encoding ABC transporter permease; the protein is MARYLISRVLQALWVLWAAFTLSFVVLYLLPADPVAIAADAGGTGTPVDQAAIAELQARYGLDRPLWEQYGTALTHAVRGDLGYSIASGRPVTTAIGAVLPATLALASLALALAVAGGVIVAFAATYTRRPWLRGVLTALPPMGVSVPTFWTGLILLQLFSFHWRLAPAFGGDGLRGTLLPAITLAVPIGAVLAQVLTAGLESTWRQPFTEVALAKGASRWWVQRRHVARPAAIPTLTIGGVLVGNLLAGSVVVETVFAREGLGRLTQTSVLAQDIPVVQGIVMVTALVFVSVNLVVDLVYPLLDPRITTTGVGRVPSAAGREEVPAGV
- a CDS encoding ABC transporter permease — translated: MGAVAAWWRGARPAPQSVRANAGLVVSAAVTVLVLGWALFPSVFAGGDPLTGVPAEKLRPPSPDHWFGTDNLGRDLYTRVVHGAGLSLTATVSAVAIALVAGALLGLLAGALGGVVDAVTMRVVDVLLSIPALLLSLALVTALGFGTANVAIAVGVSLVANFARVMRSEVLRVRTATYVEAARASGVRWYVVLARHILPNAYRPVLALAAVEFGMAVLAVSALSFLGYGAKPPTPEWGSLISEGRNYLAGAWWLTTLPGLVIVVVVLAAQHLGRAVERSRTA
- a CDS encoding dipeptide ABC transporter ATP-binding protein, which translates into the protein MSELLRIDQLRVTYRSGGGAVTALAGASLTVAPGEVVALVGESGSGKSTLAHAVIGLLPRAARVGGGHIEFAGLRVDTADERTLRRLRGARIGFVPQDPGLSLNPVRRVGDQIAEALRVHGLADPRTARARVLDLLDEVGLERSQRWERRYPHELSGGQRQRVLIAIALACGPELIIADEPTSALDATVARRVLDRLAERIGARGTAVLLITHDLAMAAERADRLVVLADGEIVESGRPADLLTAPRHPYTARLLAASPSLRPAPARPARPATGAPLLVLREVHKRYRTPAGTVTAVDGVGFELRRGETLALVGESGSGKSTTARIALRLTGADRGSVTFDGHDITAVRGARLRALRRRFQVVYQNPYGSLDPRQSLATIIAEPLRAFGIGDRAARRARVRELLGQVALPEHYAVRRPAELSGGQRQRVAIARALALHPDLLVLDEPVSALDASVQAQILDLLERLQSELDVSYLFISHDLAVVRRISDHVAVMRHGKVVESGPTAAIFDAPRHEYTAELLAAIPHPQLSRKGPS
- a CDS encoding LLM class flavin-dependent oxidoreductase, translating into MAQPQHRPAFFHGIELVGTGAHPASWRRADSRAEDLFGAPYWVSAITAAERAGLDAVFLPDSFGLQPGGPAVVRGRLDAVAVAARAAAATGRIGLVPQVTVTHTEPFHVSKAVAALDFATRGRAGWEVAVSPGAAQAKAFGRKGPQQAAQLWREADDAIEVVTRLWDSWEDDAEIRDVATGRFIDRAKLHYIDFVGEYFSVKGPSITPRSPQGQPVVAVRADDGAAIGVAVRRADLLRIAPPDLDAAHARRTALRQAALGAGRDPDTLTVLLDLDVHLAERAEDAHADLEQLDRWAAPSIRPAATGLRHIGTPGSLRQLLADLAGSGAADGVVLRPLAVPAALRLLASDPPDPTGAAGSLRERIGLPRPPSRYAAARTEGTPS